The sequence below is a genomic window from Clostridia bacterium.
CTTGATATAAAGGTCATGGGTGACTACTCGCTAAATATATTTAACTCTGTTTCAATAGACGAGCTGAATAAGCTGGGCCTGGAGGGCGCAGTGTTGTCTCCTGAGCTGAATCTTGGGCAAATAAAGGATTTGGAAGCAAAAGACAATTTCCGGAAGGAGGCTATTGTATACGGAAGAATCCCTCTTATGACAAGTGAGTACTGCCCTGTAGGCAGTATAGCCGGAGGCTTTGGTAAAAACGCCGGGTGCAGTGCTGCTTGCAGAAATGGTGTTTACAGATTGAGGGACAGGATGGGTATGGAATTTCCCGTACTATGTGATAGAATAGACTGCAGAAGCGTAATACTTAATTCGAATGTATTGTTTGTACCGGATAGTCTTGACAAAATCAGTAAATCAGGGGTGGATTCCATAAGGCTGAATTTTACGGATGAGCAACCTGATGACATATACGAGATTATACGGATGCACAGGGATGTGTTATCCCATGGAATATCTGCTGCTGAAAGATACAGTTCCCTGATTCGCACAATAAAAGAAAAAGGTTTTACAAAAGGGCACTTTTTCAGGGGGGTATAAAAATACGGTATTTGACATAAGGTTTATTTCACTTTGTATCGTAAAATAATGGAGGGATTCGAATGGATAATAATGTCGAGGTGTTTATAGAAATATGCAGGGAAGGTGCTGTACTACCCTCTTATGCTAAGCCGGGGGATGCAGGAATGGATGTCTGTGCAGCAGAAGATGTTTACATAAAACCAGGAGAGACTGTTATCATACCTACAGGAATAAAGCTGGCAATACCTGATGGATATGAGATTCAGGTCCGCCCCAGGAGTGGAATATCCCTCAAGACACCTTTAAGGATTACAAATTCTCCCGGAACAATAGACAGTGGGTACAGGGATGAACTGGGAATCATAATGTCGAATACTTCAGAGGTTCTGAACAGCAGCTCTGAGGAAATGATATCCATAGATGAGAAGGGGAATAAACGGGGTACGTATAAAATAAAGAAAGGTGACAGGGTTGCACAAATAGTACTGCAGGTAGTTCCTAAGATGAAGTTTACGGTGGTAGACTCGGTGCGGGATATAGGAAATGACCGTGGTGGTGGGTTTGGATCTACGGGGACAAGATAGTGTAGGAAGGTGGAAAGAAGGAACGCCTATGCTGGCATGCCGGTATAGGAGGCTTTGTGAAAGTAAAGCTTTCATCCTGTAATAAGGATGAAAGCTTTTTTTGTGCGAAAAGATTTAGCACAAGAGTATACCCGGAAGAGGTGGTAATGCAGGTTTTGTACGTTTATTTTTATTAAGTTACAAATAATACAAAATTCTACATAAATGGAAGTTGTAACAAATGCATACAGGTGTTACAATGTCATAGTATACCATTAATTACAATAATTTGGGGAAAATAAGACTATTTGGGAGGGTGAAATGAGGAGGTATTTATCGGCTGCGCTATCATTTATACTTGCATTTTCGCTATTTCCGTCGAATATTTCTTTTGCGGAAACAGACGATTATGGAAACAGCTTTGCATCTGCAGTTGAAATTCAGGTTGACAACGAAGTTCAAGGTAATATAGAGATTGCGGGGGATACGGATTTTATCAAGGTTACTCCGGCAGCTGCCGGTATGTACATCATACAGAGTAAGGGGACGACAAATGTCAGAGGTTTTTTGTATGACAATCTTGAAAAGACACTTGCTTTAGATGACAACTCCGGTACGGGAAAC
It includes:
- the dut gene encoding dUTP diphosphatase, with product MDNNVEVFIEICREGAVLPSYAKPGDAGMDVCAAEDVYIKPGETVIIPTGIKLAIPDGYEIQVRPRSGISLKTPLRITNSPGTIDSGYRDELGIIMSNTSEVLNSSSEEMISIDEKGNKRGTYKIKKGDRVAQIVLQVVPKMKFTVVDSVRDIGNDRGGGFGSTGTR